A window of the Cutaneotrichosporon cavernicola HIS019 DNA, chromosome: 6 genome harbors these coding sequences:
- a CDS encoding uncharacterized protein (Fungal specific transcription factor domain), producing MSSPPTEPPRKRKKRAHFSCAECRRLKLKCDRQGRSLIKLKLNQFLAQTVLAAAVSTSVPTAHGRTEESLELRSRLDALEQILVNNGLDVPEGKKRKGSKRARSPSITSPSASGSASPLPVEEPQPDTDTAPLIRPIPVTLAETPHFTFPPAPEVQAVRFDFSDVGPHPASTPSAGGAVSRPVATFLSPSAQAPDTSSEDQSFGTLVISQSGRSKYLGPTAASEWLKDQEVIETPPASRPPSPVAEPVHSQFPFSGAIDVSTQYLLSKLPSLEEACVLVDVYYRYFSWAWNVSTRETFQPIFDSIFRLPPPGRGEQDEWLQGLALVYITLAMGALHNLELPPNDPLAEEFFSLAKSALAKGQFMIHNTLAAVQTLHIMAHFCLEMEKGRNGDNAWPLWGLAMRLIQAMGLHRDGQRWHLPPDILEERRRVFWECHTADIFQANCFSRPNSINADYIDTMLPRDVPVGGGKGYMTLKHELSQLSSFVLDHAMKVQAPPYSTVMALHDKLTTFETDVPFHFRCRAALLALPSRYPDAERAIADSPEESKRDLHRTFQQFTLYLNISEAIIFLHRPYFARALHDEVPDPTLSVFGQSYLTVVERCNLIIQIVARINALHPNVTARHWFFWYHAFNSAVCVGTLILTNPANPLAGFALSQIDAAIALYTAVVQGRTSRRMIHNLQWLLKLRQRASDRIARALANAGTKDGLTEAEDLSDSDDVELLGWRTRLIQRATHGATPIQTATTIALPSPRTSTSPNAAVQATVANALAAHFEPTQTSPHTDASTEALMAQFWDPMLLQDMPDLMGSSSFTMGWDWDSGGAV from the exons ATGtcttcgccgccgaccGAACCAccaaggaagaggaagaagcgcgCCCACTTCAGTTGTGCTG AGTGCAGgcgcctcaagctcaagtgTGACCGACAAGGTAGGAGTCTCATCAAACTCAAGTTGAACCAGTTCCTTGCTCAAACTGtactcgccgccgctgtGTCGACCTCTGTCCCGACGGCACACGGCCG GACGGAGGAGTCACTTGAGCTGCGAtcgcgcctcgacgcgctggaaCAGATACTGGTCAACAacggcctcgacgtgcccgagggcaagaagcgcaagggATCGAagcgcgctcgctcgccatcaATAACCTCCCCTTCGGCTTCGGGGTCGGCCTCTCCGCTGCCCGTCGAGGAGCCCCAACCTGATACGGACACCGCCCCACTTATACGACCAATCCCGGTGACGCTGGCGGAGACGCCACACTTCACCTTCCCACCAGCACCAGAGGTGCAGGCAGTGCGCTTCGACTTCAGCGACGTGGGCCCCCACCCGGCGTCTACGCCTTCAGCAGGAGGTGCGGTGTCGAGGCCGGTTgccaccttcctctcgcCATCGGCACAAGCACCTGATACCTCGTCTGAGGACCAGAGCTTTGGCACGCTAGTCATCTCGCAATCGGGCCGCAGCAAGTATCTCGGCCCGACCGCGGCAAGCGAGTGGCTCAAAGAC CAAGAAGTGATTGAGACGCCTCCTGCGAGCAGgcccccctcccccgtTGCCGAGCCTGTACACTCTCAATTCCCTTTCAGCGGCGCGATCGACGTCTCTACGCAATATCTCCTCTCCAAGCTGCcgtcgctcgaggaggcaTGCGTGCTGGTGGACGTGTACTACCGTTACTTTTCCTGGGCTTGGAATGTCAGCACTCGCGAAACGTTCCAGCCCATCTTCGACAGCATCTTCCGGCTCCCACCACCTGGTCGAGGCGAGCAAGATGAGTGGTTGCAAGggctcgcgctcgtgtACATAACGCTTGCTATGGGTGCGCTGCATAATCTCGAATTACCGCCCAACGATCCACTGGCCGAGGAGTTCTTCTCACTTGCCAAGAGCGCACTCGCCAAGGGCCAGTTCATGATCCACAACACACTTGCAGCTGTTCAGACACTT CACATCATGGCCCATTTCTGtctcgagatggagaagggCCGAAACGGAGACAACGCGTGGCCCCTCTGGGGACTGGCTATGCGCCTCATCCAGGCA atgGGCCTGCATCGCGATGGCCAGCGATGGCACCTCCCCCccgacatcctcgaggagcgtcgACGCGTGTTCTGGGAATGTCACACGGCAGACATCTTCCAGGCCAACTGCTTCTCACGGCCCAACTCGATCAACGCTGATTACATCGACACGATGCTCCCGCGCGACGTCcccgtcggcggcgggaaGGGGTACATGACGCTCAAGCACGAATTGTCGCAGTTGTCCAGCTT CGTCCTTGACCACGCGATGAAGGTCCAAGCGCCGCCGTACTCGACCGTCATGGCTTTGCATGACAAGCT cacgACGTTCGAGACCGATGTGCCGTTCCACTTCCGCTGCCGCGCCGcactcctcgccctcccgTCTCGTTACCCCGACGCGGAGAGAGCAATTGCCGACTCGCCAGAGGAGAGTAAGCGCGATCTGCACCGCACCTTCCAGCAGTTCACACTGTATCTCAACATCTCCGAGGCTATTATCTTCCTGCACCGCCCGTATTTTGCGCGCGCACTgcacgacgaggtgccCGACCCTACTCTGAGCGTGTTCGGCCAATCCTACCTGACCGTCGTGGAACGGTGCAAC TTGATCATCCAGATTGTGGCGCGCATCAATGCGCTGCACCCCAACGTGACCGCGCGCCACTGGTTCTTCTGGTATCACGCCTTCAACTCTGCCGTGTGCGTCGGTACTCTAATCCTGACCAACCCAGCCAACCCTCTGGCCGGCTTTGCACTGTCGCAGATTGACGCGGCAATCGCGCTCTACACGGCGGTGGTGCAGGGACGTACTTCCCGGCGAATGATCCACAACCTCCAGTGGCTCCTCAAACTGCGGCAGCGCGCGTCGGATCGCATTGCACGAGCGTTAGCCAATGCGGGGACCAAGGATGGCCTCACAGAAGCGGAGGACTTGAGCGATTCGGACGACGTGGAACTCCTCGGCTGGCGCACGCGGCTCATTCAGAGGGCGACCCACGGCGCCACGCCAATCCAGACCGCCACCACCATTgccttgccgtcgccgcgcacaAGCACGTCTCCGAACGCCGCTGTACAGGCCACCGTGGCGAATGCTCTTGCAGCACATTTTGAGCCGACGCAGACGTCGCCGCACACCGACGCCAGTACCGAGGCCTTG ATGGCCCAGTTCTGGGACCCCATGCTGCTGCAGGACATGCCGGATCTCATGGGAAGCAGC TCCTTTACGATGGGCTGGGATTGGGACTCGGGAGGTGCGGTGTGA
- a CDS encoding uncharacterized protein (Belongs to the short-chain dehydrogenases reductases (SDR) family), which translates to MKIEGKAFIITGGAGSIGGTAARMIMERGGIAILFDVLSPEAGTAKAKEWHAERCHYFQVDIADMASLESACAEALKIIPKGSLAGGVHCAAIAPGRKWSNKLSESVPTFAKVLNVNVYGTFAVDAAIADAINSQYPDVQAETFFPRVTEERGIIINISSAVARPVPARCLTYGVTKTAVLGISGGMADFLGPFGIRVCSVSPAVVGSALMGADRIPYFLSELEASAIFPRRVTDPTEIGHGIVYLIENGMMNDFELRIDGGWRGCSNWAGGDPRKNAISLE; encoded by the exons ATGAAGATCGAGGGCAAGG cttTCATCATCACCGGTGGTGCGGGCTCGATCGGCGGCACGGCTGCTCGCATGATCATGGAGCGTGGCGGCATCGCTATCCTCTTCGACGTCCTCAGCCCGGAGGCAGGCACAGCGAAAGCAAAGGAGTGGCACGCCGAGCGCTGCCACTACTTCCAGGTCGACATTGCCGATATGGCCAGCCTCGAGTCTGCCTGTGCTGAGGCGCTCAAGATCATTCCCAAAGGCTCGCTCGCCGGCGGCGTCCACTGTGCAGCAATTGCGCCGGGCCGGAAATGGAGCAACAAACTCTCCGAGTCGGTCCCCACCTTTGCCAAGGTTCTCAACGTCAACGTGTACGGCACATTTGCCGTTGACGCAGCCATCGCCGATGCTATCAACTCGCAGTACCCTGACGTCCAGGCCGAGACATTCTTTCCCCGCGTCACGGAGGAGCGTGgcatcatcatcaacatTTCGTCGGCTGTTGCGCGCCCCGTCCCGGCTCGCTGCCTCACTTACGGCGTTACCAAGActgccgtcctcggcatcaGCGGTGGCATGGCCGACTTTCTTGGTCCCTTTGGTATCCGTGTCTGCTCGGTCTCCCCAGCCGTTGTTGGCTCGGCACTCATGGGCGCCGACCGTATTCCATACTTCCTCTCCGAGCTTGAAGCGAGCGCCATCTTCCCCCGCCGCGTCACCGACCCCACTGAGATCGGACACGGTATCGTCTACCTCATCGAGAACGGCATGATGAACGACTTTGAGCTCCGCATCGAcggcggctggcgcggTTGCTCCAACtgggccggcggcgacccACGCAAGAACGCCATCTCCCTCGAGTAG
- a CDS encoding uncharacterized protein (Peptidase S24-like), translating into MAFIRPGMMTQYRFMAGVTIKIFAAFHVFNEAVASSQPCAGWSMYPTLDATGDAVLLLPMAYWRPKIWGMSNKRPERGDLVVTTNMNNPAYTVCKRVIGIEGDVVEIEPTRSVDGSKSWAQGRFLRVPKGHIWIVGDNLSNSTDSRDYGPVPIAMVKGKVTHRIWHRGWLDWTTLGPNMSYLGPSPVPPPGSVQPRPL; encoded by the exons ATGGCGTTCATAAGGCCGGGGATGATGACCCAGTATCGGTTTATGGCCGGGGTCACAATCAAGATATTCGCCGCATTCCACGTCTTTAATGAAGCCGTCGCAAGTTCGCAGCCGTGCGCCGGCTGGAGCATGTACCCAACACTCGACGCGACTGGCGATGCGGTGTTACTCTTGCCAATGGCGTATTGGCGGCCCAAGATCTGGGGCATGTCCAATAAGCGTCCTGAGAGGGGAGACTTGGTGGTCACTACCAACATGAACAACCCGGC ATATACCGTCTGCAAACGGGTCATCGGGATCGAGGGTGATGTCGTTGAGATTGAGCCCACACGCTCCGTTGACGGCTCAAAATCGTGGGCACAAGGCCGGTTCCTGCGCGTGCCAAAAGGCCACATTTGGATCGTCGGTGACAACCTCTCCAACTCGACCGATTCGCGCGACTATGGGCCAGTACCTATCGCCATGGTCAAGGGCAAGGTTACGCATAGG ATATGGCACAGGGGGTGGTTGGACTGGACGACACTGGGGCCCAACATGTCTTACCTCGGCCCATCACCCGTTCCCCCGCCGGGGTCCGTGCAGCCGCGGCCGTTGTGA